A stretch of the Desulfobacter sp. genome encodes the following:
- a CDS encoding adenylate/guanylate cyclase domain-containing protein, protein MSDLRGFTSMSETRDPEVMVQLLNRYLGKMSHIILKYDGIIDEIIGDAILAVFGAPNAHKNDPERAIACAIEMQNCLLDLNKETSDQGRLPMEMGIGINTGQVILGNIGSQARMKYGIVGDTVNRASRIESNSIGGQILIGQSTFDLVQEMVTALPPANMMMKGIKKPLIFYSVTAIHSPDFPRHLSVRQPKAAGWKSGFPLPAGPSKTKKIQKFPLRVRPIFWTKKQFMPEPGCPFPLFLM, encoded by the coding sequence ATGTCCGATCTCCGGGGGTTTACCAGCATGTCGGAAACCCGGGACCCTGAAGTCATGGTCCAGCTGCTCAACCGCTACCTGGGAAAAATGTCCCATATTATTCTCAAGTATGACGGTATTATTGATGAAATCATCGGAGATGCCATTCTGGCCGTATTTGGAGCGCCCAACGCCCATAAAAATGATCCGGAACGGGCCATTGCCTGCGCCATTGAAATGCAGAACTGCCTCCTTGACCTGAACAAGGAGACCTCAGACCAAGGCAGACTGCCCATGGAAATGGGCATCGGCATCAATACCGGACAGGTGATCCTGGGAAACATCGGATCCCAGGCGAGGATGAAATACGGGATTGTCGGGGATACGGTCAATCGGGCCTCCCGCATTGAATCCAACAGTATCGGCGGACAGATTTTGATCGGTCAGTCCACCTTTGATCTGGTCCAGGAGATGGTGACTGCCCTGCCGCCAGCAAATATGATGATGAAAGGCATTAAAAAACCTTTGATCTTTTATTCGGTGACAGCCATTCACAGCCCTGATTTTCCCAGACACTTGTCCGTCCGGCAGCCAAAAGCCGCCGGGTGGAAATCAGGATTCCCTTTACCTGCTGGACCATCCAAGACAAAAAAAATTCAGAAATTCCCATTAAGGGTGAGACCTATCTTCTGGACGAAAAAACAATTTATGCCCGAACCCGGGTGCCCCTTCCCTCTTTTTTTGATGTAA
- a CDS encoding glycosyltransferase, which yields MIPEAKLLRQKKIQGRSPMDRAVAEALEDLKVQGFEPDLILGAAGQGSTLFVKDVFPKALFLAFFDRYPRPDLLETNREKNHLPRLTTRIKIREQTLPLLSDLHLCDHGICPTLWDKNQFPKIFQHKLQVIHPGIPPLCSKPAPKKSLMLSRLDLGCAKEIITYTNKGLDPDQGIVRFIKSIPLILEKRPDAHVVILKDEPAGYGPGPGQNHFYKKTMARTRFPDPERVHFLDFLPFDTYCDLLRASSIHVDLSRPFILSDSFLQAMSCGSIVVAPDTAQVRDIIKDGVNGILTDVFDIQKIAQKITACLDYPSFMGTLKLKAQQTIADNFCIDKTLAAQIRVVKQMIQAKNKPGPRFG from the coding sequence ATGATTCCAGAGGCAAAACTGCTCAGGCAGAAAAAAATACAGGGCCGTAGCCCCATGGACAGGGCCGTGGCTGAGGCCCTGGAAGATTTAAAGGTTCAAGGCTTTGAGCCTGACCTGATCCTGGGGGCGGCAGGCCAGGGATCAACCCTTTTTGTAAAAGATGTTTTTCCCAAGGCCTTGTTTCTGGCTTTTTTTGACCGATATCCCCGCCCAGACCTCCTTGAAACGAACAGGGAGAAAAATCATCTACCCAGATTAACCACCCGAATAAAAATCCGGGAACAAACCCTGCCCCTGCTTTCAGATCTTCATCTTTGCGACCATGGGATCTGCCCCACCCTATGGGATAAAAATCAATTTCCAAAGATATTTCAACACAAGCTCCAAGTCATCCATCCGGGGATACCCCCCCTTTGTTCAAAACCTGCCCCCAAAAAGTCCCTTATGCTTTCCCGTCTGGATCTTGGCTGTGCAAAAGAAATTATCACTTATACAAACAAAGGGCTTGACCCTGACCAGGGAATTGTCCGGTTTATTAAATCCATTCCACTGATCCTGGAAAAACGCCCCGACGCCCATGTGGTGATTCTAAAAGACGAGCCGGCCGGATACGGTCCTGGGCCGGGCCAAAACCATTTTTATAAAAAAACAATGGCCCGCACCCGTTTTCCGGATCCAGAGCGGGTTCATTTCCTTGATTTCCTGCCCTTTGACACCTATTGTGATTTGCTCCGGGCCTCCTCAATTCATGTGGATCTGAGCCGACCCTTTATTTTATCTGACTCCTTTTTGCAGGCCATGTCCTGCGGCAGCATCGTGGTGGCCCCTGACACTGCCCAGGTCAGAGACATCATAAAGGACGGGGTCAACGGCATATTAACAGATGTTTTCGATATCCAAAAAATCGCCCAAAAAATAACCGCCTGCCTGGACTATCCCTCTTTTATGGGAACGCTCAAACTCAAGGCCCAGCAAACCATTGCAGATAATTTTTGCATAGACAAAACCCTTGCCGCCCAAATCCGAGTTGTAAAACAAATGATCCAGGCAAAAAACAAACCAGGCCCCAGGTTTGGATGA
- a CDS encoding HlyD family type I secretion periplasmic adaptor subunit: MDNSAPDITRTTHLFFSLLVVLCLSFGLWAYQGRLDVVSMAQGLVIPSTQVKQIQHFEGGIIRRINIKEGDPVTTGQALIELEQLRSGASLEELTMRVNALKVDVFRLSAQVETRPEIEFPSQIINDLPGLVREARSLFNANKKSHQSTVNKLATMVRQKQERIKTIKAQLENKRARLPLLEEELALSLELLADNLTTRIKHIEIMRRTNEIQGKIMADQSALKEAEHALIETREKLNEARNRFREESEEKLKTAKQELKEFSIRIKKFRDSLERTIIRSPINGVIKRLYKVTRGGVVKPGDTLADIVPSMDRLVIEAHLDISDIGYIKPGQRVFLQLPNKDAKKFNKLEGRVTQISPDTFTDAQSRTFYNVRIESDQSYFQAGDQKYRLYPGMVVMAYIHIGKRTILDYLMDPFINTLSFSLQER; the protein is encoded by the coding sequence ATGGACAACTCAGCCCCTGACATCACCAGAACCACCCACTTGTTTTTTTCCCTCCTGGTGGTTCTCTGTCTTTCTTTTGGCCTCTGGGCATATCAGGGCCGGCTGGATGTGGTATCCATGGCCCAGGGCCTTGTGATCCCCAGCACCCAGGTCAAGCAGATCCAGCATTTTGAGGGCGGTATCATCCGCAGAATCAATATCAAAGAAGGAGACCCGGTGACCACGGGCCAGGCTCTGATCGAACTTGAGCAACTCCGCTCCGGGGCCAGCCTTGAAGAACTGACCATGCGTGTGAATGCATTAAAAGTCGATGTTTTCCGCCTCTCAGCCCAGGTTGAAACCAGGCCGGAGATTGAATTTCCCAGTCAAATCATCAATGATCTTCCCGGACTTGTCCGTGAAGCCAGGTCCCTGTTCAACGCCAATAAAAAAAGCCACCAGTCCACGGTGAACAAGCTTGCCACCATGGTCCGGCAGAAACAAGAACGGATCAAAACCATAAAGGCCCAGCTGGAAAACAAGCGTGCACGCCTGCCCCTATTGGAAGAGGAACTGGCCTTAAGCCTTGAACTTTTGGCTGACAATCTCACCACCCGGATCAAGCATATTGAAATCATGCGCAGAACAAATGAAATCCAGGGTAAAATCATGGCTGACCAATCCGCCCTTAAAGAGGCGGAACACGCCCTAATTGAAACCCGGGAAAAACTCAACGAAGCCCGGAACCGGTTCAGGGAAGAATCAGAAGAAAAACTCAAAACAGCCAAGCAGGAGCTCAAAGAGTTTTCCATCCGGATTAAAAAATTCAGGGACAGCCTGGAAAGGACCATCATCAGATCCCCCATCAACGGGGTGATCAAAAGGCTGTACAAGGTGACCCGGGGGGGAGTGGTCAAACCCGGGGATACCCTTGCGGATATTGTCCCGTCCATGGATCGTCTGGTGATCGAGGCCCATTTGGACATATCTGATATCGGATATATCAAACCCGGACAAAGGGTATTTCTCCAACTGCCCAACAAAGATGCCAAAAAATTTAATAAACTTGAAGGCCGGGTCACCCAGATCAGCCCGGATACCTTTACCGATGCCCAGTCCCGAACCTTTTACAATGTCCGCATTGAATCCGATCAAAGCTATTTTCAGGCAGGAGATCAAAAATACCGACTTTACCCGGGCATGGTGGTGATGGCCTATATCCATATTGGGAAAAGGACCATCCTTGACTACCTCATGGATCCCTTTATCAACACCTTAAGTTTTTCCCTTCAGGAGCGCTAG
- a CDS encoding ATP-binding cassette domain-containing protein, which translates to MKELFRRLFKQPVLAVEILVATCLTTLLSLAMPLYVIQILNRYVSYGFHGTLITLTLGMCIAVFLQLGFRMVRTRMATAVNQGPNDSLSREMLTLISQAQAAPLLGIPKQDIHDSLTHVQTIRQAYDAQTLTAVLDAPFSLVLVGVLYLLSPVLAGIALGGISITLGSAWITLARSGRTGNLLGSAVSAHQGLNFSVVNGLETVKAFCAAPFLWNKWENQLATISDLQARLSAYRDLLTTLTLTVSALTSVFIYAGGAILVVQGKLSVGALIGANILFGRAFQNTTRLVQAAFALARARKSFQALAKFSTIPLEPAAGTALGRYHGKLECQDLGFAYPNTTTPLFESLTLTLEPGSVVGVTGSNGTGKTTLAKLLTCLLNTRRGKILADGVNLAQISPSWWRRQVIYMPQEPDFILGSLRENILLSNPDLSNERFNEIIRLADLRPFLDRTPQGLDRQIAENGRDLPQGIRQRISLARALAGQGQLVILDEPTDGLDAQGVQAVYQTMNYLAESKKTIVVLTNDPKILKGGEMVLNLNKKPVPVLIRKNYRSDQRP; encoded by the coding sequence ATGAAAGAACTTTTCAGGCGACTTTTCAAACAACCGGTTCTGGCCGTTGAAATACTTGTGGCCACATGCCTGACCACCCTGCTCAGCCTGGCCATGCCCCTGTATGTGATCCAGATCCTGAACCGCTACGTCAGCTACGGATTCCACGGGACTCTGATCACCCTGACCCTTGGAATGTGCATTGCCGTATTTCTCCAATTGGGCTTCAGGATGGTGAGAACGCGGATGGCAACCGCAGTGAACCAGGGTCCCAACGATTCTTTGTCCAGAGAAATGCTCACCCTGATCAGCCAGGCCCAGGCCGCACCGCTTCTGGGGATTCCCAAACAGGACATCCATGACAGTCTCACCCATGTCCAGACCATTCGTCAGGCCTATGATGCCCAGACCCTGACAGCTGTTTTGGATGCTCCCTTTTCCCTGGTGCTGGTGGGGGTGCTCTATCTTTTGAGCCCTGTGCTGGCCGGGATCGCCCTTGGGGGAATCAGCATTACTTTAGGCTCGGCATGGATCACCCTGGCCCGGTCCGGCCGGACAGGCAATCTTCTGGGTTCAGCGGTTTCAGCCCACCAGGGACTCAACTTTTCAGTGGTCAACGGACTGGAAACGGTCAAGGCCTTTTGTGCCGCCCCTTTTTTATGGAACAAATGGGAAAACCAGCTTGCAACCATCTCTGACCTCCAGGCCAGGCTATCCGCTTACCGGGACCTTTTAACAACCCTCACCCTGACCGTATCCGCCTTAACCTCGGTGTTCATCTATGCCGGCGGAGCGATTCTGGTGGTCCAGGGCAAATTATCCGTGGGGGCCTTGATCGGTGCCAATATCCTTTTTGGAAGGGCCTTTCAAAATACCACACGCCTGGTCCAGGCCGCATTTGCCCTGGCCCGTGCCCGAAAATCATTCCAGGCCCTGGCAAAATTTTCAACCATCCCCCTTGAACCCGCTGCCGGAACAGCCCTGGGCCGATATCATGGAAAACTTGAATGCCAGGATCTTGGATTTGCCTATCCCAATACGACCACCCCTTTGTTTGAGTCCCTGACCCTCACGCTTGAACCCGGTTCTGTTGTCGGGGTGACCGGCAGCAATGGGACCGGCAAGACAACCCTGGCAAAACTGTTGACCTGTCTGCTCAACACCAGGCGGGGAAAAATTCTGGCTGACGGGGTCAACCTGGCACAAATTTCACCGTCCTGGTGGCGCAGGCAGGTGATTTACATGCCCCAGGAACCGGACTTTATCCTGGGCAGCTTAAGGGAAAATATTCTTCTTTCAAATCCAGATTTGTCCAATGAGCGGTTTAATGAAATCATCCGGCTTGCGGATTTAAGACCCTTTTTAGACCGCACCCCCCAGGGACTGGACAGACAAATTGCGGAAAATGGCAGAGATCTGCCCCAGGGCATCCGCCAGCGCATCTCCCTTGCAAGGGCCCTGGCCGGCCAGGGGCAGCTTGTGATTTTAGATGAGCCCACAGACGGACTGGATGCACAAGGGGTTCAAGCCGTATACCAAACAATGAATTATCTGGCTGAATCAAAAAAAACCATTGTGGTGCTGACCAATGATCCCAAAATCTTAAAAGGGGGTGAAATGGTGCTCAACCTCAATAAAAAACCTGTTCCCGTCCTGATCCGCAAAAATTACAGATCAGATCAAAGGCCATGA
- a CDS encoding TolC family protein, with amino-acid sequence MRLTNLVWLYMIIAAVFFLPFAQANSPGPGDTPQKIVFDPSPHAMLSQLVENHQEIKTYAHKVESAQTMLRQSKGLYYPSLDLYGDAGKEGIEKEFNESTHQWRHEVTLKGTQLITDFGKTIHTIDRDEIALAQARAGKEAVTQRMLRQGISAYIGIVRAREQLKSVLYSENRIKELTGIEKALVDKGAGLTSDVLQAKSQLAGAMALRVEAEGELQMAKNRFQAIFYYYPNPDQIDLFQEVPLPEQALPASLDSAVDTALEHHPEIKLTQYDLDLRRQDIKISKSTYYPRFNLFGEYIDANDDAEVQGYRRDYSAGVEFSYNLFRGGSDLAAVKSATASKSAASTHLNHSKKLVQEQPANSWEQFFTLTRRKELLDQQTRILERFLDLAQKKRTMGTRSLLDVLNGEVNYINAQATAIAAREEMKIAAYNLLFSMGKINLDLFSF; translated from the coding sequence ATGAGACTAACGAATCTGGTATGGCTGTATATGATTATCGCCGCAGTCTTTTTTTTACCCTTTGCCCAGGCAAATTCTCCAGGACCTGGAGATACCCCCCAAAAAATTGTGTTCGATCCATCGCCCCATGCCATGCTGTCCCAATTGGTCGAAAATCACCAGGAAATCAAAACCTATGCCCACAAAGTGGAATCCGCCCAGACCATGCTCAGACAAAGCAAAGGGCTCTACTACCCCTCCCTTGACCTTTACGGAGACGCCGGAAAAGAGGGGATTGAAAAAGAATTCAACGAATCCACCCATCAATGGCGGCATGAAGTAACGCTCAAGGGAACCCAGCTCATCACGGATTTTGGCAAAACCATCCATACCATTGACCGGGACGAGATTGCCCTGGCCCAGGCCCGGGCCGGCAAGGAAGCCGTTACCCAGCGGATGCTCAGACAGGGAATCTCCGCTTATATCGGAATTGTCCGGGCCAGGGAACAACTCAAAAGCGTCCTGTATTCTGAAAACCGGATCAAGGAACTGACCGGCATAGAAAAGGCCCTGGTGGATAAAGGAGCAGGCCTGACCTCGGATGTCCTCCAGGCAAAATCCCAGCTGGCAGGCGCCATGGCCCTCAGGGTAGAGGCCGAGGGAGAACTTCAGATGGCAAAAAACCGGTTCCAGGCCATTTTTTATTATTATCCAAATCCTGATCAGATTGATCTGTTTCAAGAGGTTCCATTGCCTGAACAGGCCCTTCCGGCCTCCCTTGACTCTGCCGTTGACACGGCCCTTGAACACCATCCTGAAATCAAGCTGACCCAATATGATCTGGACCTGAGACGTCAGGATATCAAAATATCAAAATCCACCTATTACCCCAGATTCAACCTGTTTGGTGAATATATTGACGCAAATGACGATGCCGAGGTCCAGGGGTATCGGCGGGATTATTCAGCAGGGGTTGAATTCAGCTATAATCTTTTCCGTGGGGGAAGTGATCTTGCTGCGGTAAAAAGTGCAACCGCTTCAAAGAGTGCGGCATCCACCCATTTAAACCATTCAAAAAAACTTGTCCAAGAGCAGCCTGCCAACTCCTGGGAACAATTTTTCACCCTGACCCGGAGAAAAGAACTTTTGGATCAGCAGACCCGGATACTAGAACGATTTCTGGACCTGGCCCAAAAAAAAAGAACGATGGGCACCCGCTCCCTTTTAGATGTGCTTAACGGTGAAGTCAACTATATCAATGCCCAGGCCACGGCCATTGCCGCAAGGGAAGAGATGAAAATCGCAGCCTATAATCTGCTCTTTTCCATGGGAAAAATAAACCTTGATCTATTCTCCTTTTAA
- a CDS encoding adenylate/guanylate cyclase domain-containing protein, producing MRIFKAFKQTRWAILGAGFFIIAAFALLYIYRPPYLKMMELKLYDAFLQQVHTRPENPSVVVVDIDEYSIKTFGQWPWPRYRVGLLLKKIQMGGAFAVGSDILFGEPDGTSPKVIREMLKRDLKVDLGFTGLPEQLWDNDRVLADILATGPFALGFSFYFKGTGGGDNPKSLLPFFKSAVVKEQGAGDPVQYLVRAEQAVPPLPLLMASARRAGYMNTFTDMDGVLRRVPLIMAWKGQIYPHLALATLMTGLEGKIPDPVIKVSPGGISSIRIGSTTIPLEANGAIMINYKGPAKTFDFIPAAHILEDRVEKNRLENKVVFLGSSAAGLMDIRVSPLAEVYPGVEVNATIVENILKKDFIFRPDWAPGLELAAICLWGIITAFLIGLAGAWLTLPITLVLGGGVYAGGLWALKAYHIWLSPLFPLLVLAANFSCLTLFKFWFSEKRKKFYRSAFSKYVSKAVVDQISESPDKMSLKGEEKEVSILFADIRSFTSLSERLSPTQVTNLLHDYFTPVTRHIIKNKGTLDKFIGDAVMCFWNAPLDVENHPALAVQTGFDILASLKELNLVFADKYKIQIDIGIGVHSGRCHVGNMGSVDLFDYTIIGDNVNLASRLESLTKFYGVKFIVSDQVKAQLELVYVFQELDQVRVKGKTAPVGVYTLFSAELGDSKAQELSTYEQALGLYKEKSFDRGLSVFSDLVNQFPKTKIYQVYKERCAYFISHPPEPDWDGVFVHKTK from the coding sequence ATGAGGATATTTAAGGCATTCAAGCAGACACGCTGGGCGATTTTAGGTGCAGGATTTTTTATCATCGCTGCTTTCGCCCTGTTGTACATTTACAGACCCCCCTATTTAAAGATGATGGAACTCAAGCTCTACGATGCCTTTCTTCAGCAGGTCCATACCCGGCCTGAAAATCCGAGTGTGGTTGTGGTGGATATTGATGAGTACAGTATAAAAACCTTTGGCCAGTGGCCCTGGCCGCGGTATCGGGTAGGGCTTTTACTCAAAAAGATCCAGATGGGCGGTGCCTTTGCCGTGGGCAGTGATATTCTGTTTGGAGAGCCGGACGGCACCTCACCCAAGGTGATCCGTGAGATGCTCAAACGCGATCTTAAGGTGGATCTTGGATTTACCGGGTTGCCTGAACAGCTTTGGGACAATGATCGTGTCCTGGCTGATATTCTGGCCACAGGCCCCTTTGCCCTGGGATTTTCTTTTTATTTTAAAGGTACAGGTGGAGGGGATAACCCAAAGAGTCTTCTGCCTTTTTTCAAGTCTGCCGTGGTCAAGGAACAAGGTGCAGGCGACCCTGTCCAATATCTGGTCCGGGCAGAGCAGGCCGTGCCTCCCTTGCCCCTGCTGATGGCTTCTGCCCGCAGGGCAGGGTATATGAACACCTTTACGGATATGGACGGGGTGCTGCGCCGGGTGCCCCTGATCATGGCCTGGAAGGGACAGATCTATCCCCACCTGGCCCTGGCCACCTTGATGACCGGTCTGGAAGGAAAGATACCTGATCCCGTGATCAAGGTGAGCCCCGGAGGCATTTCATCCATCAGGATCGGGTCTACCACGATTCCCCTTGAGGCGAACGGGGCCATTATGATCAATTATAAGGGGCCGGCAAAAACCTTTGATTTTATCCCGGCCGCCCATATCCTTGAGGACCGGGTTGAAAAAAATAGGCTTGAAAATAAAGTTGTATTTTTGGGTTCCTCAGCTGCCGGGCTTATGGATATCAGGGTCTCTCCCCTGGCAGAGGTGTATCCCGGGGTGGAGGTTAATGCCACCATTGTGGAAAATATTTTGAAAAAAGATTTTATATTCCGGCCGGACTGGGCCCCGGGCCTTGAGCTCGCCGCCATCTGCCTGTGGGGGATCATCACCGCCTTTTTGATCGGTCTTGCCGGTGCCTGGCTGACTCTGCCCATTACCTTGGTGCTGGGGGGCGGGGTGTATGCCGGTGGACTGTGGGCCCTTAAGGCTTATCATATATGGCTTTCTCCCCTTTTTCCCCTATTGGTGCTGGCGGCCAATTTTTCCTGCCTGACCCTGTTTAAATTCTGGTTTTCAGAAAAGAGGAAAAAATTTTACAGGTCTGCCTTCAGCAAGTACGTGTCCAAGGCCGTGGTGGATCAGATCAGTGAATCTCCTGATAAAATGAGTCTTAAAGGAGAAGAAAAAGAGGTCTCCATCCTGTTTGCCGATATCCGGTCGTTTACCTCCTTGTCAGAAAGACTCTCGCCTACCCAGGTGACCAACCTGCTCCATGATTATTTTACCCCGGTGACACGCCACATTATTAAAAACAAAGGCACCCTGGATAAATTTATAGGAGATGCCGTGATGTGCTTTTGGAATGCGCCCCTGGATGTGGAAAATCATCCGGCCCTGGCCGTCCAAACCGGGTTTGATATTCTGGCATCCTTAAAAGAGTTGAATTTAGTATTTGCCGATAAATACAAGATTCAAATCGATATCGGCATTGGGGTGCATTCAGGCAGATGCCATGTGGGCAATATGGGATCTGTGGATTTGTTTGACTATACCATTATCGGGGATAATGTAAATCTGGCATCGAGACTGGAGAGCCTGACCAAGTTTTATGGGGTAAAATTCATTGTCAGCGATCAGGTTAAGGCGCAACTGGAATTAGTTTATGTTTTTCAGGAATTGGATCAGGTCCGGGTCAAGGGTAAAACAGCTCCTGTGGGGGTATATACCCTGTTTTCAGCAGAGCTTGGCGATTCTAAGGCCCAGGAACTTTCAACCTATGAACAAGCGCTTGGTCTTTACAAGGAAAAATCCTTTGACCGGGGACTGTCCGTGTTTTCAGACCTGGTAAATCAATTTCCCAAGACAAAGATTTATCAGGTCTACAAGGAAAGGTGTGCCTATTTTATTTCCCATCCGCCTGAACCTGACTGGGACGGGGTCTTTGTTCATAAAACCAAATAG
- a CDS encoding GAF domain-containing protein: protein MENNILGKDINACVSLAPLMDFWEKKLADQCGHMEAVFCHIKDQFYKTEQLQGDIKDIGVLNEHYDIIRPLMSAVFPPATFEKEILGALPPCTYDPFFVSPEFQRIFLDNDNFLKSVIEKNLQAQIDDKRLKIYMLVLERIYGIACQRLEALDIKVLPDQKTGLSRYFGMTTDFQFVNIEALSPPRPLSKADQNRIQDNITDLDVLGEYIDLAQYKFSGFNLVRAMDVTESQVISALERDLIDQESIFSSQGIGLLEKRMQTLFQRPDIAIGIAAVCNQQIMVLKNDYNSNINCLFSNSKHLHLDDLKDSVWLRAAQGSEVFRVADLSQKKDIVPAEQQAVTAGIRSMLLSPLTYQGETIGLLEVFTATPNDLGPMDTMLLNQVTPIFSVALRRGIDEMDKHVQSIIKEKCTAVHPSVEWRFEKSAISHMERIRNGDTTSEMSPIIFKDVIPFYGQSDIRGSSLARNKGIQQDLTAQLALALDIMDASERLRPWPILQEYKYRFNTLKDQISIGVTSSDENAVFTLLHHEISPSFKDLKALGPGVENKINAYENALDQDRGMIYNKRKNYEESVFQLNQALSIFLEKEDGLIQENFPHYFEKRQTDGVDYMMYIGASMNESQRLAPFHIQDMTLWQIMLACGLAWHTEQIKPRLKVPLDTCHLILVNHTPLSIRFRYDEKRFDVDGAYDVRHEIIKSRLDKALVKGTGERLTQPGRIALVYATPNEGKEIRRHIDFLTTKGTLHNDMETLELDDMPDVRGLKAIRVGVDNAAKVENIIEMKAG, encoded by the coding sequence ATGGAAAACAATATCTTGGGTAAGGATATCAATGCCTGTGTCAGCCTGGCCCCGCTTATGGATTTTTGGGAAAAAAAACTGGCAGACCAATGCGGCCACATGGAGGCCGTGTTCTGCCACATCAAAGACCAATTTTATAAGACAGAACAACTCCAGGGGGATATCAAGGACATCGGAGTGCTCAACGAGCACTATGATATTATCAGGCCGCTCATGTCGGCTGTTTTTCCGCCGGCCACCTTTGAAAAAGAAATTCTGGGCGCCCTGCCCCCCTGTACCTATGACCCTTTTTTCGTAAGCCCTGAGTTCCAGCGCATCTTTCTGGACAATGACAATTTTTTAAAATCCGTCATTGAAAAAAACCTGCAGGCCCAAATAGATGATAAGCGGCTCAAAATCTATATGCTGGTTTTAGAACGCATCTACGGCATTGCCTGCCAGCGGTTGGAAGCCCTGGACATCAAGGTGCTCCCGGATCAAAAAACCGGGCTGTCCAGATATTTTGGCATGACAACCGATTTTCAGTTTGTCAATATAGAGGCGTTGTCCCCCCCCAGGCCATTGTCCAAAGCCGATCAAAACAGAATCCAGGATAATATTACAGACTTAGATGTACTTGGAGAATATATTGACCTGGCTCAGTATAAATTTTCAGGCTTCAACCTGGTCCGGGCCATGGACGTGACTGAATCCCAGGTGATTTCAGCTCTGGAAAGGGACCTCATTGACCAGGAATCTATTTTTTCTTCCCAGGGCATAGGCCTTCTTGAAAAAAGGATGCAGACCCTGTTTCAACGGCCTGACATCGCCATTGGTATTGCTGCGGTGTGCAACCAACAGATCATGGTGCTTAAAAACGACTACAACTCCAATATCAATTGCCTGTTTTCCAATTCAAAACATCTTCACCTGGACGATCTTAAAGACTCTGTATGGCTTAGGGCCGCCCAGGGCAGCGAGGTGTTCAGGGTGGCAGATCTGTCCCAAAAAAAAGATATTGTGCCGGCCGAACAACAGGCTGTGACCGCGGGCATCAGATCCATGCTCCTTTCCCCCCTGACCTACCAGGGAGAGACCATAGGGCTTCTTGAGGTCTTTACGGCCACGCCCAACGATTTAGGCCCCATGGACACCATGCTGCTGAACCAGGTGACCCCGATTTTTTCAGTGGCTTTAAGACGGGGGATAGATGAAATGGACAAGCATGTCCAATCCATTATCAAGGAAAAATGCACTGCGGTTCACCCTTCTGTGGAATGGCGGTTTGAAAAGTCCGCCATCAGCCATATGGAACGAATCCGAAATGGAGATACCACCTCTGAAATGTCCCCTATTATATTCAAGGATGTGATCCCCTTTTACGGCCAGTCAGACATCAGGGGATCTTCATTGGCCCGGAACAAAGGAATCCAGCAGGATCTCACGGCCCAGCTTGCCCTGGCCCTTGATATCATGGATGCCAGCGAGCGACTTAGACCCTGGCCGATTCTACAAGAGTATAAATACAGGTTTAATACCCTCAAGGATCAGATTTCAATAGGGGTCACCTCCAGTGACGAAAACGCCGTATTTACCCTTCTCCACCATGAAATTTCCCCTTCGTTTAAAGATCTTAAAGCCTTGGGGCCTGGGGTGGAAAACAAGATAAACGCATATGAAAATGCCCTGGACCAGGACCGCGGCATGATCTACAACAAACGAAAAAACTATGAAGAAAGCGTGTTCCAGCTCAACCAGGCCCTGTCCATTTTTTTAGAAAAAGAAGACGGGCTGATCCAGGAAAATTTCCCCCACTATTTTGAAAAACGGCAAACCGACGGGGTGGACTATATGATGTATATCGGAGCCTCCATGAATGAAAGCCAGCGTCTGGCCCCCTTCCACATCCAGGACATGACCCTGTGGCAGATCATGCTGGCCTGCGGACTTGCCTGGCATACCGAACAGATCAAACCCCGGCTCAAGGTGCCCTTGGATACCTGTCATCTCATCCTGGTCAACCACACCCCCTTGTCCATCCGGTTCAGGTATGATGAAAAGCGCTTTGATGTGGACGGTGCCTATGATGTCCGCCATGAAATCATCAAGTCCCGGCTGGATAAGGCCCTGGTCAAGGGAACCGGAGAACGGCTGACCCAGCCCGGGCGGATTGCCCTGGTATATGCCACCCCCAACGAAGGAAAAGAGATCCGCCGGCACATTGATTTTCTGACCACAAAGGGAACACTTCACAATGATATGGAAACTCTGGAACTTGATGACATGCCGGATGTCAGAGGGCTCAAAGCCATCCGGGTGGGGGTGGACAATGCCGCAAAGGTGGAAAACATCATTGAAATGAAGGCGGGATAA